The following are encoded together in the Zingiber officinale cultivar Zhangliang chromosome 8A, Zo_v1.1, whole genome shotgun sequence genome:
- the LOC122008351 gene encoding replication protein A 70 kDa DNA-binding subunit A-like, whose amino-acid sequence MTAVDLTRGAIAAVSEGRAEEGAKPVVQVWDLRLVNTQQNTTERYRMLLSDGAHIQQAMLATQMNGLVKSGTLQKYSIVQLNEFICNVIQNRTIIIVINLEVLISNSSAIGEPKMYENGAATQIRAPLPGQSLGPDHPVTAAANPQTHGMRSSTPITGYNVSGGASLHPKTDPMANSPSIGANYGSSPVLGRNMSGGKTDTEHPKAEQGIGRFSESHSYGSNQNQRSDPTSAGPFRPPASSYGRPPPQQPPPMYSNRGPIARNEAPARIIPIAALNPYQGRWTIKARVTAKGDLRRYNNPRGEGKVFSFDLLDSDGGEVRCTCFNAVADQFYDQIEVGKVYLISKGSLKPAQKNFNHLNNEYEIFIESQSVIQPCLEEDSTIPKQQFNFRPINEIEGLENNSTIDIIGIVTSINPLVSIMRKNGTETNKQTLQLKDMSGRSVEVTLWGNFCSTEGKQLQSMCDSGVNPILAIKAGRVSDFSGKSINTINSSQLFINPDFTEAHRLREWYNREGKTMTAPSISRDTATMGRTDVRKTVAQIKDEGLGRSEKPDWITVKATVTFIKVDNFCYTACPLLVGDRPCNKKVNNNGDGKWHCDRCDQSFPECDYRYLLQFQIQDHTGMTWVTAFQECGEEILGVTAKELYLLKYEEQDDLKFAEIIRTVIFHQYVFKLKVKEETFSDEQRVKSTVVKAERVNPSSESRYLLGLIERLSTEDPNASTAVPGTFAPTSGIPNSSYDPVELNCNIYSANNNYSAFHNADGYRTGAPTNQSVQYANDYGGTIKQSFSRNEAQLQCNNCGGQGHSFQNCPISTSRPAQSVGGGYSSAGANVCFKCHQPGHWASECPGVGAVTSAYRGSGTSGRFTRQNIGGF is encoded by the exons ATGACTGCGGTCGATCTGACGCGGGGGGCGATCGCGGCGGTATCGGAGGGGCGTGCGGAGGAGGGCGCCAAGCCGGTGGTGCAGGTTTGGGATTTGAGGCTCGTGAACACCCAACAGAACACGACGGAGAGGTACCGGATGTTGCTGTCCGATGGGGCTCATATACAGCAGGCCATGCTCGCGACGCAAATGAATGGTCTCGTCAAGTCGGGGACGCTCCAGAAGTACTCCATCGTCCAGCTCAATGAGTTCATCTGCAACGTCATCCAGAACCGCAC AATCATCATTGTCATCAACCTGGAAGTCCTTATCAGTAATAGCAGCGCTATAGGAGAACCCAAAATGTATGAAAATGGCGCTGCTACACAAATCCGTGCTCCACTGCCTGGTCAGTCGCTGGGTCCAGATCATCCAGTTACAGCTGCAGCTAATCCCCAAACTCATGGTATGCGCTCCTCTACTCCCATCACCGGGTACAATGTTTCTGGTGGAGCTTCTTTGCATCCGAAGACTGATCCTATGGCAAATAGCCCATCTATCGGTGCTAATTATGGCAGCAGTCCTGTGTTGGGCAGGAATATGAGTGGTGGGAAAACTGATACTGAACACCCAAAAGCTGAACAGGGTATAGGGCGGTTCTCTGAGTCACATTCATATGGTAGTAACCAGAACCAGAGGTCTGATCCAACATCAGCCGGACCATTTCGTCCCCCTGCCAGTTCTTATGGGCGTCCTCCTCCTCAGCAGCCCCCGCCAATGTACTCAAATAGGGGGCCTATAGCCAGAAATGAAGCTCCTGCTCGAATTATCCCAATTGCTGCTTTGAATCCTTACCAGGGTAGATGGACAATTAAGGCAAGAGTGACAGCCAAGGGTGACCTTAGGCGCTATAATAATCctagaggagaaggaaaagtcttCTCGTTTGATCTGCTGGATTCTGACGGTGGAGAAGTACGTTGCACTTGCTTTAATGCCGTAGCTGATCAGTTCTATGATCAGATTGAGGTTGGGAAAGTTTACCTGATTTCTAAAGGTAGTTTGAAGCCTGCACAGAAGAACTTTAATCATCTGAACAATGAATATGAAATCTTTATAGAATCTCAATCAGTTATTCAGCCTTGTTTAGAGGAAGATTCTACCATTCCAAAGCAACAGTTCAACTTTCGTCCGATAAATGAAATTGAAGGCTTGGAAAACAATTCAACGATCGATATCATTGGCATTGTGACTTCAATTAATCCTTTGGTTTCCATTATGAGGAAAAATGGCACAGAAACTAATAAGCAAACTCTTCAGTTGAAGGACATGTCTGGCCGTAGTGTTGAGGTGACTTTGTGGGGAAATTTTTGTAGCACGGAGGGTAAGCAGCTGCAAAGTATGTGTGACTCTGGTGTGAATCCTATATTGGCGATTAAAGCTGGTCGAGTTAGTGATTTTAGTGGAAAGTCTATTAATACTATTAATTCAAGTCAACTGTTCATAAATCCTGATTTTACGGAGGCTCATAGATTGAGAGAATGGTATAATAGAGAAGGTAAGACTATGACTGCTCCGTCAATATCTAGAGACACGGCCACCATGGGTAGAACTGATGTTCGGAAGACAGTTGCACAGATCAAGGACGAGGGATTGGGAAGATCGGAAAAACCTGACTGGATAACAGTTAAGGCAACAGTTACATTCATAAAAGTCGATAATTTCTGCTATACGGCATGTCCATTACTGGTAGGGGACAGGCCATGCAATAAAAAGGTTAACAACAACGGCGATGGCAAATGGCACTGTGATCGCTGCGACCAGAGCTTTCCTGAGTGTGACTATAGGTACCTGCTCCAGTTTCAGATCCAGGACCATACAGGTATGACATGGGTTACAGCTTTCCAAGAATGTGGGGAGGAGATTTTGGGAGTCACTGCCAAGGAACTTTACTTGTTGAAATACGAGGAACAAGATGACTTGAAGTTTGCAGAAATTATTCGAACAGTGATCTTCCATCAATACGTATTCaagttgaaagtgaaagaggaGACATTCAGTGATGAACAACGTGTGAAATCAACTGTTGTCAAAGCTGAAAGAGTAAATCCATCCTCTGAGAGCAGGTACCTTTTGGGTCTGATTGAGAGGCTCTCAACTGAAGACCCCAATGCATCCACAGCGGTACCTGGAACTTTTGCTCCAACCTCTGGAATTCCCAACTCTTCATATGACCCTGTAGAGTTGAATTGTAATATCTATTCTGCTAACAATAACTATAGCGCCTTTCACAATGCTGATGGATATAGAACTGGAGCACCAACAAATCAATCAGTGCAGTATGCAAATGACTATGGTGGAACCATTAAGCAAAGTTTCAGCCGAAACGAAGCTCAACTACAATGCAACAACTGTGGTGGCCAAGGCCACAGTTTCCAGAATTGTCCAATCAGCACAAGTCGGCCAGCCCAATCGGTCGGTGGTGGATACTCTAGTGCTGGCGCAAATGTTTGCTTCAAGTGCCATCAACCTGGGCACTGGGCGAGTGAATGTCCCGGTGTAGGAGCTGTTACATCAGCATATAGGGGTTCTGGCACATCAGGAAGATTCACCAGGCAAAATATAGGTGGCTTCTGA